The following DNA comes from Ornithinimicrobium avium.
CGTCACAGACGATTGCTATCGACGAAGGCATCGGGCGTGCGCGCGTGGGTCTCTGTTTCGTAACACCGGCCTACATCGAGCCTAATCGGTTCTGGACAAAGCACGAACTTGCAGCTCTGATCAACGGTCGCAAACGCGTCATTCCGGTGCTTGCTGGACTTTCATTCTCCGAGATGCAGGACTTTAGCGCTCTACTTGGAGACCGCAGCGGACTGAGCACCGCAGATCATGGCCTCGATGAGATCGCCGATCTTCTGGCTCGGTCCCTGCGGGGAGACGATCAGGATGACTGACCGTGAGGTGGATTCAGGGGTCTCAGGGATTCAGCTCCCTCTACCCTTACTAGACCCACCGGTGTCGATATCGGGAGTCCCCACACGGTTGCTAGCGCCGGTCATCGAACCGGTGCCAGGCGGGACTACCGTTTGGCATTACACCGACGCTGCTGGCGCGATTGGAATGATGACCGAGGGCAGGGTTCGTGCAACCTCGGTCTTGTGTCTTAACGACGAGGCCGAGTTTCACTACGGCGAGGGGCTCGTGCATGACTTGATCGAAGGCATCCTGGGGAACGGGCAGTTGGAGCCCTACCAGGAGGCCCATCTGGTGGAGGTTGAAAGTAGCCTCAAGAGCGTTCTCGACCGATACCCCCTATTCATCTTCTGCGCATCTGAAGCGGAGGACTCTTTGGGACAATGGCGTGGATACAGCGCAGACCCCGGGTACTCGCTTGGCTTCAGCGTCCAAGATCTGGTTGTGCTGGACAGGCACAGCCCGCCTCGGACCCTCGACCCGCTGCCGCATCTGGCTCCCCGGTGGGGGCGAGTGCTATACGAGAAGAACGCGCAACATCAGCTCTTGCTGCGCGGCTTGAGTTACTGTGCAGCAGCGGCGTCAAGGGATGATTCTAACGGTTCGCTCGCTACCTCGGAACCTCCGATGCCTCCCACGAATGCTTCAGGAGCGGAGGATGTCTACGGTGGTTATCGTCCTGAGAACGCGGCAGCGACTCTCATGTCACTCTTAGTCTTCTGCAAGCATCCGTCTTTCGCGGATGAGCAGGAAGTCCGTCTTGTGGCAACGTCGCCACCAGATAGTCGCGCCGTAGAATTTCGGCAGTCACGGTTCGGCGTCACGCCTTTCGTTTCTCTCGGAGTCCCGCCGCCAGAGGCTGAGGGCAGAGTCTGGACTGCGCCGCTATGCGACCCCTACCTTCCAGACCACGTAATGATCGGACCTACCCCACATCGGGAGCCTGCTTTTCACGGGGCCAGCCAACTCCTTCGACGCGCGGGATTGGACTTCGACCCCACGCATAGCGCATCTCCCTTCCGGTAGTCGTCGTCAATCCCAGATCGACGCCACGTTGACTGGGAGCAGCTCTCCCCACGCTCTCCGACGTCCACCGCCGCGTCCTTCTGGGCGGAAGGACGCGCGTCTGGCGCGGCGGTAACGCATTCGGACGGACGAGCGGCTCACGGCAGTAGAGGATGCCTACAGCTCGTCGAGTAATGCGAGGTCGTGGAGGTCCACGGCGCGCAGGCGATAGCCACTTCGAAGCTGACGGGCTCGCTCGGCGCTAGCCACGGCGACTGCTTGACCGTCGATGAGGCCGACGACTCTCTGCTCAGAAGGGTGGAGGTACACGTCGTCGTCGAGACCTTGCTGGACCCCGTCGCAGGCCGGGTCCAAGCGCATTGCGTGGACGTCTACTTGCCCCAGGGTCGGGTGGCCCGGGGGGAATCGCACCCCCCGGGCTCCCACAGAACCGTGCGTGACAGTCTCCCGTCACACGGCTCTTGTCTTCCTGGTCATCATGGGATAGTTGACCCAGGCCCAGTGGGCGAACCCTCGCGGGTACGCCCGGGTGGCCCGTTCCCATGCCGCGCGTGCGCGTCGCTGCGCGCGGTATCGTTTGAACTTCTTGCGGAGCCAGCGCATCAGGTAGGTGTTGATGCGCGCCAGCAGCTGGTAGAGCGCCGATGGGTAGAACGCCCCGTAGTAGGACATCCACCCTCGCACGACCGGATTGATCCAGTCGGCGATCTCGGCCAGGGTCAGATCGGTTCGCCGGTGCAGACGCCACCGCCGGACCGTCTTCCCCATGCGTTTCAAGGCGTCGTTGCTGACCGCCGGTAGGAACGCGGTGAACACGTTGCCGTGCCGGTCCCGCGCCCCGCGGGCACGGAAGGTGTACCCCAGGAACGTGAACGCGGTGTGCTCGTGCCCACCACGTCGGTTGCCGTCCTTGCAGTACACGATCCGGGTCTTCTCGGGGTGCAACCGCAACCCGACCTGGATCATCCTGTCCTCGATCGCCTGCCGCACGTAGTGGGCCTGGCGTTCGCTGACGCAGTGCACCACCGCGTCGTCGGCGTAACGCTCGAACGGGACTACGGGGAACTCCCGGCTCATCCACGCATCGAACGCATAGTGCAAGAACAGGTTCGCCAGCACCGGAGAGACCGCAGAACCTTGCGGGGTCCCCCGGTCCCGGTGCTCCAGGGTGCCATCCGCATGCTGCACCGGGGCTTGAAGCCACCGCTGCACGTACAGCACCACCCAGGGCTGGTCGGTGTGCGCACGGACTGCCTTGAGGACCAGGTCCCACCGGACGCTGTCGAAGAACTTCGCAACGTCCAGATCGACGACCCAGTCGTACTTCCAGCAGCGCCGCCGGCACGTCCCGACCGCGTCCAGGGCCGACCGGCCCGGACGGTAGCCGTACGAGTCCGGATGGAAGACAGGTTCCACCTGTGCCTCCAACCGCTTCGCGACCACCGTCTGGGCCACCCTGTCCCCGACCGTGGGAACCCCAAGAACACGGGTCCCACCATCGGGCTTGGCGATCTCGACCGCAGCCACCGGGGGCGGGAAGTAGCTGCCCGAGGACATCCGATTCCAGATCTTGTACAGGTTTCCCCGTAGATCCTCCCCGAACTCCTCCAGGCTAACCTTGTCCACTCCCGGTGCGCCTTTGTTCGCCCTGACCTGCTCCCAGGCCTGCCAGACCTCCATCTGGAGAAATCTCAAACGGTTTCCCTGACGACTTCAGCTCGCTCACCACAGTTCCTCCCCGAACCACTCACGTGGTTCTGGTTGACCAGACAAACTCACCACGAAAGACCCGGCCCCTTCGCTCCACGCCCATTACAGACGCTTCAGCACTACTACGGGCCGGTCCGCCAGCGTGCCCCGCATCGGTACTCACACCCGAGCAGATCCCCGGGCTGCTCCCTCTCGCCCGCCCACATCGAGTCGGGACGGTATCGGCGCACGCCTTCCCATGTTCCATGCAAGAGCCGCAGACCAGGCTCATGCCGCCTCCATGCCGGACGCCACCTGGCCAGTCATCGGGCACCTGCCAGGCCCAGCTCCCGCAGCCCGGAACATGGCCACGGTTTCGACGTCTCTTTTCTTTTAACGACACGTCAACAGCGGTTCGGGTTCACTCATCTTCCTGGTCCCCACCTGACACCTTCCCGGTGCCTTTTCCACAAACGCTCACCACGACGGTCTTCAACCAACGCAGCCTGTGGCGGTTTGAAACCTCCCCCCGAAGGGCGATTCCAAGGGGCCAACAATCCCTCATCTCTTGCACAGCATCGACTCCCGAAAGACTCACCTACCTACACATCGAGTCCTCCATTCATCGTTCATGGCACACGTGCCGGAAAGGTCGGTGGGTAGGCCTGTGACCTGCAACTCTGTAGCGGTGTGATCGGCGTGTCGTGTGGGGCGGGTGTGGCCCAAGAGGCTGAGATGGGAACTGTTCACACACACCGCCTCAGCAAGGACCACACCCGCCGATGACATCTTCGCCGATGACCGCCCATGTTGCCCAACCGGACCGCACCGACCAGCTGCTGGACCTGCTCGCGCAGGTGCCGGACCCGCGTGATCCGCGCGGGATCCGGTACCGGCTGGCCGGGGTGCTGGCGGTGTCGGTGAGCGCGGTGCTGACCGGGGCCCGCTCCTTCGCCGCGATCGGGGAGTGGGCCGCGGACCTGCCCGCAGAGCACCTGGCCGCCCTCGGGCTGACCGGGGCGCCGGAGGAGTCGACGCTGCGCAAGCTGTTCGCGCGGCTGGACACCGACGCCCTGGACCGGGTCCTGGGGGCGTGGCTGTGGACCCGCACCGCCCGGGTCGGTGGCCGCCGGGTGATCGCCATCGACGGCAAGACCGTGCGGGGAGCACGCAGCAAGGACCGTGAGGCACCGCACCTGGTCGCCGCCCTGGACCACCGGTCCGGCCTGGTCCTGGGACAGGTCGCCGTGCCCGCCAAGAGCAACGAGATTCCCGCCGTCCGCGACCTCCTCACCGGATTCGACCCGGCTGACCTGCGCGGATCTGTCATCACCCTGGACGCGATGCACACGTTAGCCGACACCGCCCAGGTCATCCTGGACGCGGGCGCGGACTACTTGTTCACCGTGAAGTCCAACCAGCCCAAGCTGCTGGCCCGGCTCAAGGCGCTGCCCTGGAAGGACGTCCCGGCCCGCACCGCCACCACCACCGGCCACGGGCGCCGGGCCACCCGCACCATCAAGGTCACCGACGCCCCCGCCTGGACCGGATTCGCCGGCGCCGCCCAGGTCGCCCAGCTGCGACGCACCGTCACCAGGAACGGGAAGAAGAGCGTCGAGGTCGTCTACCTGATCACCTCCGCCACCCACGCCCAGGCACCGCCCGCGGTGCTGGCCGCATGGGTCCGCCAGCACTGGTCCATCGAGAACCGCCTGCACTGGGTCCGCGACGTGACCTTCGCAGAAGACCTCTCCCAGGTCCGCACCGGCAACAGCCCCCACGTCATGGCTAGCCTGCGAGGCACCGTGATCGGACTGCTCCGCCTCGCCGGATGGGACAACATCGCCGCCGGCCTACGACACCACGCCCACGACCCCGAACGGGCCATCACCCACCTGCTGACCTGCTAAGACACGATCTTTCCGGGGCCCTGCTACTTGCCCCAGGGGACTCGATAACTGCACGCGGACTGGTCGCCAATCTTCGGTGACCCGGTAGCCCCGGGAGGTGAGCCAGGCCATGAAGTCGGCTTCGTGAACTTCGTCGATGAACACGTCGAGATCTTGGTGAGGGCGCGTCTGTCGTCCCACCAGCGCATCGACGCCCCATCCGCCGTTGATCTGATAGACCACCCCGTTGGCGTCAAGCCAGGCGACGATCTGCACCACCTCGGCGGCGGTCATCTGAGAGGAGTTGTCCATAGGAGAAGTCTGCCCTCCCGTCCACCAGGTTATCGCGACCCGCGGCATGATCGGACGCGCCGCAGGCTAGCGTCCTCAGCGCGGCATGATCGGACGCGCCGCAGGCTAGTGGGCCGTGTTTGAAGTTGTCTGACGGTTGGCCCTTTTGAGGATCTCGTCGGCGGTCTTGGTCCAGACGAAGGGGTGGCAGCGGTCGTTCCAGCCGTCGATGAAGGCGCGGATCTTGGCGTTGAGGTCCTTGACCGAGCCGAAGGACCCGCGGTGGATGGCCTGGCGTTCGATGATGCCGAACCAGACCTCGACGAGGTTGAGCCACGACGCCGACGTCGGGGTGTGGTGGACGTGGATCCGGGGGTTGGCCGCGAGCCAGTCCCGCACCTCTGCCTTCTTGTGCGTCGCGTAGTTGTCCATCACCAGGTGCAGCTCGTCATCGGGGTAGGCGCGGGCGACCTGCTCGAGGAAGGCGAGGAACTCGGTGTGCCGGTGCCGTGGCTTGCACGCGCCGGTGACCTTCCCCGTGGCGATCTCCAGCGCGGCGAACAGCGTGGAGGTGCCGTGCCGCTTGTAGTCGTGGGTGCGCCGCTCGGGCAGCCCGGGCTGCATCGGCAGCATCGGCGCGGTGCGGTCCAGCGCCTGGATCTGGGACTTCTCGTCCACGCACAGCACGACCGCGTTCTGAGGCGGGTCCAGGTACAACCCGACGACGTCGGTGACCTTGGCCACCAGCTCGGGGTCGGTGGAAAACTTGAACGTCTCGGCCCGCCAGGGCTGCACGCCGTACTCGCGCCACGCCGTGGCCACGGTCCTGTTCCCGATCCCCAGGTGGCGTGCGAGCAGGCGGGTGGACCAGTGCGTCACCCCGTACTTCTTCGGCGGCGGGGCCAGGGTCACCGACACGATCCGGGCGTGGTCCACCGTCCGCGGCCGCCCCGACCGGGCCTCGTCGGCCAGGCCGGCCAGTCCCTTGGCCTGGTACCGGCCACGCCACTTCAGCACCGTCGCCTTCGACGTCTCCAGCCGCTGCGCGATCCGCTCGTTGGCCTCCCCGTCCGCGGCCGCCAGCACGATCCTGGCCCTCAGCACCTCACCGGCCCGGGCAGCGGTCGAGCGGTGCAACCGCTCCAGCTCCCCCCGATCGCCTTCACGCAACGACAGGGCCGGCAGGTCGATTCGCCATGCCCCAGCATCCCAAACAGACAACCGTTTAAGAATTAACGACACGCTCCACTAGCGTCCTCAGCGCGGCATGATCGGACGCGCCGCAGGCTAGCGTCCTCAGCGCGGCATGATCGGACGCGCCGCAGGCTAGCGTCCTCAGCGCGGCATGGTCGGACGCGCCGCAGGCTAGCGTCCTCAGCGCGGCATGGTCGGACGCTACGCGACCACAGCGGCAGTAGCGTGCGGCCACGCTCGGTGCGGCATGATTGGACGCGCCGCAGGCTAGCGTCCTCAGCGCGGCAGATGCGCGCGTTTAGCCCGGGTGCTGGTCGAGCCACTTCTCGGGGGTAAGCGCAGCCGGGGCGGGTTTGCCGATCCTGTCCACCACGGGCTTCCAGACCTTGTCGGGGACGTCTTCTGCGAACCATCCGAATCTGACCAGGCTGGGATGCTCTCGGATGGCATGAATGTCCTCGCTGCTGAGGTTGACCTTGCGAACTAGTTGGAGCTCCTCGAGCGCCGGCGCGGCCAGGATGGGTGCAATTGAGGACAGGCCCTTCATGGAACCCAGTTCGACGCGTGTCAAGGCTGGCATACCGGCGCTCAATGGGAGGGTCTGCACTCTAGGCAGTCCGTACAAGCTGAGCAGCTCGAGGGTTGAGAGCTGTGCGACGTCACCAAGGTCGCTCATGCCGCGGACCTGGTTCACGACCAGCACCCTCAAACTCCGACACCCCGCAATGTGGCGGACGTTCGTCCCGGAGCCACCGCGGATGTCGAGGAACCCCAACCGGGGGAGGCACGCCAAGAGGTTGTCTGGATGCTTCACTGCCCAGAGCGTCAACCGCTTGACTGGCTGCAGCCAGTCGACATCAGCGTCCACCAGCGTGGCGTGGTCGATCCTGACTTCGTCCTTGGACCCCCACCACGCGGCTCTGGCCGCCCCTTCTGACTTGGACACGGCAAGGATCCTGCCATTAGGTCCGCTTTGAAGGGCGCGAGACACGGCTGGCGGCAGAACAGTGCGTTTGCGGACCTGTGGCAGTCGGGTGGTTTGAGTGCGTTCCTTAGCTCGCGGACTTGCGGATCAAACGTTGGGGATCCCGAGCCACGCCTTCGCCAGCCATTTGCGCAAAGGTCATCGCGGTCGGCGTCCGTGACGGCAGGTGCTCAATCGTCGGTGGCGATTGCGCCTGTACCGCGCATGAGGCACGGTGGGGGCTGCCAGGCAGGATCCGTCGACGACTCAGGAGCAACTCTGAGTACTGCCCTCCGGACGCTACACGTGGCCCGGATACCCATACTTCTCTTTCTGCTGTGGGCCATCGCGTGGCCGACGCAAGCAACAGTCCTGGCACTAGCCGAGGTCTCGATGGAGGATTACTGGGGTCCTTGGGCCGCCACGACGCTCCTGGGTTTCGCTTTCGTCGTCATAGCCCTGATCGGTCGCTCCCGCCAGCAATCCTGGGTCGTTCTTGGGCTTGAGGCACTGGTCGCCGGCGTCGTCGCCCTGGTCCCACCCATTTCGTGGATCAGTGGCTCGGCGTAGGGGGCTCCTGGGTCACGGCGATGACGAGTGGGTTCGCGCAACCGCTCGCAATAGCGTGGCTCAGCATCGTCGCCGTATGCGCCTTCCACCAGCTGCGGCCCGTAACGAAGCAGCAGTTCGTCGAAGACGGCAACCGTGACGTGGTCTCAACTCCGCGCGGGACAGCCTGACGCGCATACCGGCACCCAACCCATCGGGCATCCGGGCGGAGGGTCGGGCGTGGCCAGGATCAGGTCGACTTCTTAAGCGCTGGCCACGCCACGGCCACGGTCGCGGCGGCCAGCACACCGAGCGCCCCAGCGAGAATGACACCGCCACCCAGGAGGGTGGCCAGCGCTGTCACCGCACCCGCTGCGAGAAACTGCAGCGCTTTCCGCCACCCGGCCCGCTCGGCTGGTACTTGTCCCCGGCCCAAGCTGGTGGGCACGAGCGCCACGGTGACCACGACGAGGACCGCCACGACCAAGGCCACCGGACGCTCGTCAACCTCGACAAAGCGGCGCAGGGCACGCAGCAGTGCGAACAGCGCAATGAGCGCGGCCACCCACGCCGGCCGCGATCGCGTCCAGGTCATGGCGCCTCACGCTACGCGGCCCGCCCTCGGCGGGCTGCAGCGTCCACAGACCCCAGCGGGCTCGCCCCCTGACGAACGGAACCCTCGGCGCACTAGCACTCGGCCAGCCGTGCCGGAACGCCCGATCGGCGGCACTAGCGCATGGACAGCCCCGGTGCTAGAAAGTTCCGTCCGCCGTTGACGGCGACGACGTTCAGAGGCCGGGCCTGCACGCGGCCAGCCTCGACGACCGGCTCCTGGCAGGTTGAAGACCTGGAGCGCCTGGGTCCCAGATCCGTGAAGTTCCACGCTGGCTGATGCTTGTCGGCCTGCTACATTCTGCTGCAGTTCTCGTCTTCAACAGGGGGATGAGGCTTGAGGGGTAGGAGGTTCTTTACAACATGTTGAGGCGCGCTCGACGCATTCTGCTCGCGACTACTACTGGCGCTTTCCTCTTTGCGGCTGTAAGCCCGCATGCACACGGCGTGCCCGTGCGTTGCCACGACGACCCGGGCGGTCCGCCCGTCGTGATGTCTGTTCCGGTTGAGTGGGAGCAGGCCGACACGGGAGCGTCGGCGCTTGGGGGAGATGTCGAGAACGAGATTCAGTGTGGAGGGATTCCTGTACGGCTTCTCCTCTCCTCGACTCGCGTCAACACTTCCGCGTTCACCGTCAAGAAGGGTGCAAGCATCCACGAGCAGCGTGGCCAGTCTTGGTTCATCCAGCGCGACTACTCGGGACACGGTGGCGCTTACTGGAAGCTGTTCAGTAATCTCGGGAAGCGGGTCGCGACTCTCGCCGTTGACGGGCGGATTCTGCGTGGGTGAGGTGGCGAGGGTCTCGTACTCAATCGATGACGGTGTCACTGTTCATCGTGTTGCCTGGGGTGGGCGCCTGTTCACCTTGGTAGGCAGCATGCAATCCGGATTTACCTTCTTGGAGGCCGCGGACCAAGAGAGCATTGGGGTCAGCTTTTACGCTAGGACTGACTCTCTTGGCCGCATTGTGATCGAGGCGATCAGACCAGGCATCGCTGCAGGTGACGACGAGTTGATTGCTAAGGTTATCTCATCTTTCGCTGA
Coding sequences within:
- a CDS encoding leucine-rich repeat domain-containing protein; the encoded protein is MSKSEGAARAAWWGSKDEVRIDHATLVDADVDWLQPVKRLTLWAVKHPDNLLACLPRLGFLDIRGGSGTNVRHIAGCRSLRVLVVNQVRGMSDLGDVAQLSTLELLSLYGLPRVQTLPLSAGMPALTRVELGSMKGLSSIAPILAAPALEELQLVRKVNLSSEDIHAIREHPSLVRFGWFAEDVPDKVWKPVVDRIGKPAPAALTPEKWLDQHPG
- a CDS encoding nucleotidyltransferase domain-containing protein, with product MGARGVRFPPGHPTLGQVDVHAMRLDPACDGVQQGLDDDVYLHPSEQRVVGLIDGQAVAVASAERARQLRSGYRLRAVDLHDLALLDEL
- a CDS encoding nucleotidyltransferase domain-containing protein, with product MDNSSQMTAAEVVQIVAWLDANGVVYQINGGWGVDALVGRQTRPHQDLDVFIDEVHEADFMAWLTSRGYRVTEDWRPVRVQLSSPLGQVAGPRKDRVLAGQQVGDGPFGVVGVVS
- a CDS encoding DUF2971 domain-containing protein, producing the protein MTEGRVRATSVLCLNDEAEFHYGEGLVHDLIEGILGNGQLEPYQEAHLVEVESSLKSVLDRYPLFIFCASEAEDSLGQWRGYSADPGYSLGFSVQDLVVLDRHSPPRTLDPLPHLAPRWGRVLYEKNAQHQLLLRGLSYCAAAASRDDSNGSLATSEPPMPPTNASGAEDVYGGYRPENAAATLMSLLVFCKHPSFADEQEVRLVATSPPDSRAVEFRQSRFGVTPFVSLGVPPPEAEGRVWTAPLCDPYLPDHVMIGPTPHREPAFHGASQLLRRAGLDFDPTHSASPFR
- the ltrA gene encoding group II intron reverse transcriptase/maturase; this translates as MEVWQAWEQVRANKGAPGVDKVSLEEFGEDLRGNLYKIWNRMSSGSYFPPPVAAVEIAKPDGGTRVLGVPTVGDRVAQTVVAKRLEAQVEPVFHPDSYGYRPGRSALDAVGTCRRRCWKYDWVVDLDVAKFFDSVRWDLVLKAVRAHTDQPWVVLYVQRWLQAPVQHADGTLEHRDRGTPQGSAVSPVLANLFLHYAFDAWMSREFPVVPFERYADDAVVHCVSERQAHYVRQAIEDRMIQVGLRLHPEKTRIVYCKDGNRRGGHEHTAFTFLGYTFRARGARDRHGNVFTAFLPAVSNDALKRMGKTVRRWRLHRRTDLTLAEIADWINPVVRGWMSYYGAFYPSALYQLLARINTYLMRWLRKKFKRYRAQRRARAAWERATRAYPRGFAHWAWVNYPMMTRKTRAV
- a CDS encoding IS630 family transposase; protein product: MDLPALSLREGDRGELERLHRSTAARAGEVLRARIVLAAADGEANERIAQRLETSKATVLKWRGRYQAKGLAGLADEARSGRPRTVDHARIVSVTLAPPPKKYGVTHWSTRLLARHLGIGNRTVATAWREYGVQPWRAETFKFSTDPELVAKVTDVVGLYLDPPQNAVVLCVDEKSQIQALDRTAPMLPMQPGLPERRTHDYKRHGTSTLFAALEIATGKVTGACKPRHRHTEFLAFLEQVARAYPDDELHLVMDNYATHKKAEVRDWLAANPRIHVHHTPTSASWLNLVEVWFGIIERQAIHRGSFGSVKDLNAKIRAFIDGWNDRCHPFVWTKTADEILKRANRQTTSNTAH
- a CDS encoding ISAs1 family transposase, encoding MTAHVAQPDRTDQLLDLLAQVPDPRDPRGIRYRLAGVLAVSVSAVLTGARSFAAIGEWAADLPAEHLAALGLTGAPEESTLRKLFARLDTDALDRVLGAWLWTRTARVGGRRVIAIDGKTVRGARSKDREAPHLVAALDHRSGLVLGQVAVPAKSNEIPAVRDLLTGFDPADLRGSVITLDAMHTLADTAQVILDAGADYLFTVKSNQPKLLARLKALPWKDVPARTATTTGHGRRATRTIKVTDAPAWTGFAGAAQVAQLRRTVTRNGKKSVEVVYLITSATHAQAPPAVLAAWVRQHWSIENRLHWVRDVTFAEDLSQVRTGNSPHVMASLRGTVIGLLRLAGWDNIAAGLRHHAHDPERAITHLLTC